A genomic stretch from Nocardia wallacei includes:
- a CDS encoding UDP-glucose dehydrogenase family protein codes for MRLTVFGTGYLGATHAACMAELGHEVVGVDIDPGKVAKLSDGVVPFYEPGLEDVLRRNLDAGRLRFTTSYEEAAAHADAHFLGVGTPQKKGEYAADLKYVHAVVDSLAPMLQRPAVIIGKSTVPVGTAVELGRRARAAASVDVEVAWNPEFLREGFAVQDTVRPDRLVLGVDRERENSAWVADLVREIYAELITAQVPFLLTDLATAELVKVSANAFLATKISFINAVSEVCEATGADVTVLADALGYDARIGRRFLNAGLGFGGGCLPKDIRAFMARAGELGADHALAFLREVDNINMRRRTKVVDMAAKACGGSLLGANVAVLGAAFKPESDDVRDSPALNVAGMIQLHGAVVTVYDPKALENSRKVFPTLNYATSVTEACDRADVVLVLTEWAEFTALRPQDLDGVVRARSIIDGRNCLERATWRDAGWVYAGLGTS; via the coding sequence ATGCGTCTCACGGTTTTCGGGACAGGGTACTTGGGAGCCACCCATGCCGCGTGCATGGCAGAGCTCGGACACGAAGTGGTGGGGGTGGACATCGACCCCGGCAAGGTCGCGAAACTGTCCGACGGGGTGGTGCCGTTCTACGAGCCCGGACTCGAGGATGTGCTGCGGCGCAACCTGGACGCCGGGCGGCTGCGGTTCACCACCTCCTACGAGGAGGCGGCCGCGCACGCCGACGCGCACTTCCTGGGCGTGGGCACGCCGCAGAAGAAGGGCGAATACGCCGCCGACCTCAAATACGTGCACGCCGTGGTGGATTCGCTGGCGCCGATGCTGCAGCGCCCGGCGGTGATCATCGGGAAATCCACGGTGCCGGTCGGTACCGCGGTCGAACTCGGCCGGCGGGCGCGGGCCGCGGCGAGCGTGGACGTCGAGGTGGCGTGGAATCCGGAGTTCTTGCGCGAGGGTTTCGCCGTGCAGGACACCGTGCGGCCGGATCGCCTGGTGCTGGGTGTCGATCGCGAGCGCGAGAACTCCGCCTGGGTGGCCGATCTCGTGCGCGAGATCTATGCCGAGCTGATCACCGCGCAGGTCCCGTTCCTGCTGACCGACCTGGCCACCGCCGAACTGGTGAAGGTCTCCGCGAATGCCTTCCTGGCGACGAAGATCTCGTTCATCAACGCCGTCTCCGAGGTGTGCGAGGCCACCGGCGCCGACGTGACCGTGCTGGCCGATGCCCTCGGCTACGACGCCCGCATCGGCCGCCGGTTCCTCAACGCGGGCCTCGGCTTCGGTGGCGGCTGCCTGCCCAAGGACATTCGAGCGTTCATGGCCCGCGCCGGTGAGCTGGGCGCCGACCACGCGCTGGCGTTCCTGCGCGAGGTCGACAACATCAACATGCGCCGCCGCACCAAGGTGGTCGACATGGCCGCCAAGGCGTGCGGCGGTTCGCTGCTCGGCGCCAACGTGGCGGTGCTCGGCGCGGCCTTCAAACCCGAATCCGACGATGTGCGCGATTCACCCGCGCTCAATGTCGCGGGCATGATCCAGCTGCACGGCGCCGTGGTCACGGTGTACGACCCGAAGGCGCTGGAGAACTCGCGCAAGGTGTTCCCCACGCTGAACTACGCCACCTCCGTCACCGAGGCGTGCGACCGCGCCGACGTGGTGCTGGTGCTCACCGAATGGGCGGAGTTCACGGCGTTGCGGCCGCAGGATCTGGATGGCGTGGTGCGGGCCCGGTCCATCATCGACGGCCGCAACTGTCTCGAACGCGCCACCTGGCGCGACGCCGGATGGGTGTACGCGGGGCTCGGCACATCGTAG
- a CDS encoding DUF4185 domain-containing protein: MTRTVSILLSAMAGASALLLTVTAPAVANPNAINPIPVLNGTNGLPQLPGRSRAVFQLTGMASPNNTEHYNVLGTDLGIMWDNGNGEMLTAFGDTAGVGLPNLLAGSTWAWRSNILVRSHTQDPSNGIYFDSVVRDMFGQARDLIPSPKIPFIEISRIPTAGISVGGVQYMSLMSVQSWDEVGQWTTNFSGLAASADNGETWADLGFTRRPNEGGNANFQMNAFTKSDGWVYEYGTPSGRNHSAYVARVREGAIEDLGEYEYWDGGRWVKGDVNAAAPITGGVGELSVMWNQYLGRYIMLTTDPWNSVVMRTAPAPEGPWTDPEVLIDTRELPTAYAPSIFPYQTGRDLYFLTTVHSQYNVVLMRTTL, from the coding sequence TTGACCAGGACTGTTTCGATCCTGCTGTCCGCGATGGCGGGCGCCTCGGCCTTGCTCCTCACCGTCACCGCGCCGGCCGTGGCAAACCCCAACGCCATCAATCCGATTCCCGTGCTGAACGGCACCAATGGACTGCCACAACTGCCCGGCCGCTCGCGCGCGGTATTCCAGTTGACCGGAATGGCGAGCCCGAACAATACCGAGCATTACAACGTGCTCGGCACCGATCTGGGCATCATGTGGGACAACGGAAACGGCGAGATGCTCACCGCGTTCGGCGACACCGCGGGTGTCGGCCTGCCGAACCTGCTGGCCGGCAGCACCTGGGCCTGGCGCAGCAACATCCTGGTGCGCAGCCATACCCAGGACCCGTCGAACGGCATCTATTTCGACAGCGTGGTCCGCGACATGTTCGGCCAGGCCCGCGATCTGATTCCCAGTCCCAAGATCCCGTTCATCGAGATCAGCCGCATCCCGACGGCGGGCATCTCGGTGGGCGGCGTGCAGTACATGAGCCTGATGTCGGTGCAGAGCTGGGACGAGGTGGGGCAGTGGACCACCAACTTCTCCGGCCTCGCCGCCTCGGCGGACAACGGTGAGACCTGGGCCGACCTGGGCTTCACCCGGCGCCCCAACGAGGGTGGCAACGCCAACTTCCAGATGAACGCCTTCACCAAGTCCGACGGCTGGGTCTACGAGTACGGCACCCCGTCGGGCCGCAATCATTCGGCCTACGTGGCGCGGGTGCGCGAGGGCGCGATCGAGGATCTCGGCGAATACGAGTACTGGGACGGCGGACGCTGGGTCAAGGGCGATGTGAACGCGGCCGCGCCGATCACCGGCGGTGTGGGCGAGTTGTCGGTGATGTGGAACCAGTACCTCGGCCGGTACATCATGCTCACCACCGACCCCTGGAATTCGGTGGTGATGCGGACGGCGCCCGCGCCGGAGGGCCCGTGGACCGACCCCGAGGTGCTGATCGACACGCGGGAACTCCCCACCGCCTACGCCCCGTCGATCTTCCCGTACCAGACCGGCCGTGACCTGTACTTCCTCACCACCGTGCACAGCCAGTACAACGTCGTCCTGATGCGCACCACGCTGTAA
- a CDS encoding DUF4185 domain-containing protein, with translation MRRLPALAGACAAVALLALSASPAGADPNNINPIPGLNGVNGLPHLGGATQAVYQMTGMASPNRTQDSNVLGTDLGIMWDDGRGQMLTAYGDTAGLGVPNLLAGSMWAWRSNVLFRSPAGVSPADGIRYTSFVDNPLPSPKIPGIEISFIPTAGISVGGVQYMSMMSVRDWGPNGHWDTNFSTLAVSGDGGQTWAQLPTTRRADEGGFHNFQQAAFLKSDGFVYRYGTPAGRDNPGFVARVKEADIANIDAYEYWDGGAWKLNDVNAAKPIVGGVGELSVMWNQYLGQYIMMTTDPTNSVVMRTAPAPEGPWSEPRVLIDTRELPSAYAPMIYPYQTGSDLYFLVTQHRQYNVMLMRTPL, from the coding sequence ATGAGGAGACTGCCAGCACTTGCCGGAGCGTGCGCGGCGGTCGCGCTGCTGGCCCTGTCGGCCTCGCCGGCGGGCGCGGACCCGAACAACATCAACCCGATTCCCGGACTGAACGGCGTCAACGGCCTGCCGCACCTCGGCGGCGCCACCCAGGCCGTCTACCAGATGACGGGCATGGCCTCTCCGAACCGCACCCAGGACAGCAACGTGCTCGGCACCGACCTCGGCATCATGTGGGACGACGGGCGCGGGCAGATGCTCACCGCCTACGGCGACACCGCCGGGCTGGGCGTGCCGAATCTGCTGGCGGGCAGCATGTGGGCGTGGCGCTCGAACGTCTTGTTCCGCAGTCCCGCCGGGGTCAGTCCCGCCGACGGCATCCGCTACACCAGCTTCGTCGACAATCCGCTGCCCAGCCCGAAGATCCCCGGCATCGAGATCAGCTTCATCCCGACCGCGGGCATCTCGGTGGGCGGGGTGCAGTACATGAGCATGATGTCGGTGCGCGACTGGGGGCCGAACGGGCACTGGGACACCAACTTCTCCACCCTGGCCGTCTCCGGTGACGGCGGCCAGACCTGGGCGCAGCTGCCCACCACCCGCCGCGCCGACGAGGGCGGCTTCCACAATTTCCAGCAGGCGGCGTTCCTGAAGTCCGACGGCTTCGTGTACCGGTACGGCACGCCCGCCGGGCGCGACAATCCGGGATTCGTCGCCCGGGTGAAGGAAGCCGACATCGCCAACATCGACGCTTACGAATACTGGGACGGCGGCGCCTGGAAACTCAACGACGTCAACGCCGCCAAGCCGATCGTCGGCGGCGTGGGCGAACTTTCGGTGATGTGGAACCAGTATCTGGGGCAGTACATCATGATGACCACCGACCCGACCAACTCGGTGGTGATGCGGACCGCGCCCGCGCCGGAGGGCCCGTGGAGCGAGCCGCGCGTGCTCATCGACACCCGCGAGCTGCCCAGTGCCTACGCCCCGATGATCTACCCGTACCAGACCGGCAGCGACCTGTACTTCCTGGTCACGCAGCATCGGCAGTACAACGTGATGCTGATGCGGACGCCGCTGTAG
- the dcd gene encoding dCTP deaminase: MLLSDRDIRAELTAGRLALEPFEAKLVQPSSIDVRLDRMFRVFNNTRYTHIDPAQRQDELTSLVEPVDGEPFVLHPGEFVLGSTLEVCTLPDDLAGRLEGKSSLGRLGLLTHSTAGFIDPGFSGHITLELSNVANLPITLWPGMKIGQLCLFRLSSPAEHPYGSTAAGSKYQGQRGPTPSRAYLNFVQPNGS, encoded by the coding sequence GTGCTGCTTTCCGATCGCGACATTCGTGCCGAGCTGACCGCGGGCCGGCTCGCGCTGGAACCGTTCGAGGCGAAACTGGTCCAGCCGTCGAGCATCGATGTGCGCCTGGACCGAATGTTCCGGGTATTCAACAACACTCGGTACACCCACATCGACCCGGCGCAGCGGCAGGACGAGCTGACCAGCCTCGTCGAGCCCGTCGACGGGGAACCGTTCGTGCTACACCCCGGCGAGTTCGTGCTCGGCTCCACGCTGGAGGTGTGCACGCTGCCCGACGACCTGGCCGGGCGTCTCGAGGGCAAGTCCAGCCTGGGGCGCCTGGGCCTGCTCACGCACTCCACCGCCGGTTTCATCGACCCGGGTTTCAGCGGCCACATCACCCTGGAGCTGTCGAATGTGGCGAACCTGCCGATCACGCTGTGGCCGGGCATGAAGATCGGCCAGCTGTGCCTGTTCCGCCTGAGCAGCCCGGCCGAGCATCCGTACGGCAGTACGGCCGCGGGATCGAAGTATCAGGGTCAGCGCGGGCCCACACCCTCCCGCGCCTACCTGAACTTCGTGCAGCCCAACGGTTCCTGA
- a CDS encoding YdcF family protein, with protein sequence MRRWWGVGATAAAAAVVAALWPVYVRPQVDRPARADAIMVLGGAHDGREELGLRLARDGYAPVVVFSDPYEHSPRMNRICHGGYSFRVECFDPEPRTTRGEGRELAARARAGGWQRVIVVTFTPHVSRARYVLGKCWGGEILVVDARPHVSIGRWVYNYLYQSAGYVKAFAEDC encoded by the coding sequence GTGCGCAGGTGGTGGGGTGTCGGGGCCACGGCGGCGGCCGCCGCCGTGGTGGCGGCGCTGTGGCCGGTCTATGTGCGCCCGCAGGTGGACCGGCCCGCGCGGGCCGACGCGATCATGGTGCTGGGCGGCGCCCACGACGGTCGCGAGGAGCTCGGACTGCGGCTGGCGCGGGACGGGTACGCACCGGTGGTGGTGTTCTCCGACCCCTACGAGCACAGCCCGCGCATGAACCGGATCTGCCACGGCGGATACAGCTTTCGGGTGGAGTGTTTCGACCCGGAGCCGCGGACCACGCGCGGCGAGGGGCGGGAGCTGGCCGCACGGGCGCGGGCAGGCGGCTGGCAACGGGTGATCGTGGTGACGTTCACGCCGCACGTGTCCCGCGCGCGCTATGTCCTCGGAAAGTGCTGGGGCGGAGAGATTCTCGTGGTCGACGCCCGGCCGCACGTGTCGATCGGGCGGTGGGTGTACAACTATCTCTACCAGTCGGCGGGCTACGTCAAAGCCTTCGCCGAGGATTGCTAG
- a CDS encoding class I SAM-dependent methyltransferase: MDAAEWDARYAQSELVWGAPPNGTVVEHVHGLERRITLQPDAPGEAPPPLPRALDLGCGEGRNAVWLATHGWQVRAVDFSQVAIDKGRTIASRLSRSVRGRIDWQCADVTDPAAAGLTGPFELILLVYLHLPPAPRRALLGHLADLLSPGGTLLVLGHDTTNITEGHGGPQDPSILFTPHDIRADLAAAGDHIRIRVADRVLRPTEAGDAIDALVVATSTVPDLEQQAVDAPA; this comes from the coding sequence ATGGACGCGGCCGAATGGGATGCGCGCTACGCGCAGAGCGAATTGGTATGGGGCGCACCGCCGAACGGCACCGTGGTCGAGCACGTGCACGGGTTGGAGCGGCGGATCACGCTGCAGCCGGACGCCCCGGGCGAGGCGCCCCCGCCGCTGCCGCGCGCACTGGATCTGGGCTGCGGTGAGGGGCGCAACGCGGTGTGGCTGGCCACGCACGGCTGGCAGGTCCGGGCGGTCGACTTCTCCCAGGTCGCCATCGACAAGGGCCGCACGATCGCGTCGCGCCTGTCCCGCTCGGTGCGTGGTCGCATCGACTGGCAGTGCGCCGACGTCACCGACCCGGCCGCGGCGGGCCTCACCGGCCCGTTCGAACTGATCCTGCTCGTCTACCTACATCTGCCACCCGCCCCGCGCCGCGCCCTGCTCGGCCACCTCGCCGACCTGCTCTCGCCCGGCGGCACCCTGCTCGTCCTCGGCCACGACACCACCAACATCACCGAGGGCCACGGCGGCCCCCAGGACCCCTCGATCCTGTTCACCCCGCACGACATCCGCGCCGACCTGGCCGCGGCCGGCGACCACATCCGAATCCGCGTCGCCGACCGCGTCCTGCGCCCCACCGAAGCGGGCGACGCCATCGACGCCCTCGTCGTCGCCACCAGCACGGTCCCCGATCTGGAGCAGCAGGCGGTGGACGCCCCGGCCTGA
- a CDS encoding alpha/beta family hydrolase, protein MRIDTSAGPAEIELDRPPRATFLLLLTHGSGGGVDARDLLAVRDCAVGLGGAVARVVQPYRVAGRRAPGSAAVQDAAWLEIVAALRKKVRRVPLIQGGRSNGARVACRTAVEADAKGVVALSFPLHPPGKPEKTRREELLAARPIEVVVINGDRDPFGVPAPADAADVKVVPGQPHSFRSGFDLITATVEPWLLRWSEKG, encoded by the coding sequence GTGCGCATCGACACGAGTGCCGGACCCGCGGAAATCGAGTTGGACCGCCCGCCACGCGCCACGTTCCTGCTGCTGTTGACCCACGGGTCCGGCGGCGGGGTCGACGCGCGTGATCTGCTGGCCGTGCGCGATTGCGCGGTCGGCCTCGGCGGCGCGGTGGCGCGGGTGGTGCAGCCCTACCGGGTCGCGGGACGGCGCGCACCCGGCTCCGCGGCCGTCCAGGACGCGGCCTGGCTCGAGATCGTCGCCGCGCTCCGCAAGAAGGTGCGCAGGGTGCCCCTGATTCAGGGCGGCCGCAGCAACGGCGCCCGGGTAGCCTGCCGCACCGCGGTCGAAGCCGACGCGAAAGGCGTTGTGGCCCTGTCCTTCCCGCTGCACCCTCCGGGTAAGCCGGAGAAGACCCGCCGCGAGGAACTCCTGGCCGCCCGCCCGATCGAGGTGGTCGTGATCAACGGCGACCGCGACCCCTTCGGCGTCCCCGCCCCCGCCGACGCCGCTGACGTGAAAGTCGTCCCCGGCCAACCACATTCGTTCCGCTCCGGCTTCGACCTGATCACGGCGACCGTCGAGCCCTGGCTGCTGCGGTGGAGCGAGAAGGGTTGA
- a CDS encoding acyl-CoA dehydrogenase, translated as MGHYKSNVRDLEFNLFEVLGLGSILDSGAFGDLDADTVKEMINEVRRLAEGPLAESFADADRNPPVFDPETHSVSLPESFKKSYRTLQEGGWDSYAVAEELGGIKFPRSAYWAIAELVLGANPAAFMYAAGPGFANIFFNSATDEQKKWAQIAVEQGWGATMVLTEPDAGSDVGAGRTKAVQQEDGSWHIEGVKRFITSADSDDLFPNIMHLVLARPEGAGPGTKGLSLFFVPKFHFDHETGELGERNGVFVTGVEHKMGLKVSATCEVTFGGHGIPAKGWLVGEVHNGIAQMFEVIEHARMMVGTKAIATLSTGYLNALEYAKQRVQGADLTKMTDKTAPRVTITHHPDVRRSLAMQKAYAEGLRAVYLYTAAHQDAVVAEQVSGADADLAARVNDLLLPIVKGVGSERAYQYLTESLQTLGGSGFLQDYPIEQYIRDAKIDSLYEGTTAIQAQDFFFRKIARDRGVALAHVAGQVQKFIEREGGNGRLKAERKLLATALEDVQGMAATLTGHLMAAQENPDELYKVGLGSVRFLLAVGDLLIGWQLLQQAEVAIKALDNGATEPFYEGKVATAQFFARNVLPELTATRAVLSNLDNDIMELDEAAF; from the coding sequence ATGGGTCACTACAAGAGCAATGTCCGGGACCTGGAGTTCAACCTCTTCGAGGTCCTGGGATTGGGTTCCATCCTGGACAGCGGCGCATTCGGCGACCTGGACGCCGACACCGTCAAGGAGATGATCAACGAGGTTCGTCGTCTCGCCGAGGGCCCGCTGGCCGAGTCGTTCGCCGACGCCGACCGCAACCCCCCGGTCTTCGACCCGGAGACGCACAGCGTGTCGCTGCCGGAGTCGTTCAAGAAGAGCTACCGCACCTTGCAGGAGGGCGGCTGGGATTCCTACGCCGTCGCCGAGGAGCTGGGCGGCATCAAGTTCCCCCGCAGCGCCTATTGGGCGATCGCCGAGCTGGTGCTGGGCGCCAACCCCGCCGCGTTCATGTACGCCGCGGGCCCCGGCTTCGCCAACATCTTCTTCAACAGCGCCACCGACGAGCAGAAGAAGTGGGCGCAGATCGCCGTCGAGCAGGGCTGGGGCGCCACCATGGTGCTGACCGAGCCCGACGCCGGTTCCGATGTGGGCGCGGGCCGCACCAAGGCCGTGCAGCAGGAGGACGGCTCCTGGCACATCGAGGGCGTCAAGCGGTTCATCACCTCCGCCGACTCCGACGACCTGTTCCCGAACATCATGCACCTGGTGCTGGCCCGCCCCGAGGGCGCCGGCCCGGGCACCAAGGGCCTGTCGCTGTTCTTCGTGCCGAAGTTCCACTTCGACCACGAGACCGGCGAACTGGGCGAACGCAACGGCGTGTTCGTCACCGGCGTCGAGCACAAGATGGGCCTGAAGGTCTCGGCCACCTGTGAGGTCACCTTCGGCGGCCACGGCATCCCGGCCAAGGGCTGGCTCGTCGGCGAGGTGCACAACGGCATCGCGCAGATGTTCGAGGTCATCGAGCACGCGCGAATGATGGTGGGCACCAAGGCCATCGCGACCCTGTCGACCGGTTACCTGAACGCGCTGGAGTACGCCAAGCAGCGCGTGCAGGGCGCGGACCTGACCAAGATGACCGACAAGACCGCGCCGCGCGTCACCATCACCCACCACCCCGACGTGCGCCGCAGCCTGGCGATGCAGAAGGCGTACGCCGAGGGTCTGCGCGCGGTGTACCTGTACACCGCCGCGCATCAGGATGCCGTTGTGGCCGAACAGGTTTCGGGCGCGGACGCCGACCTGGCCGCCCGCGTGAACGACCTGCTGCTGCCGATCGTCAAGGGCGTCGGCTCCGAGCGGGCCTACCAGTACCTGACCGAGTCGCTGCAGACGCTGGGCGGTTCGGGCTTCCTGCAGGACTACCCGATCGAGCAGTACATCCGCGACGCCAAGATCGACAGCCTCTACGAGGGCACCACCGCCATCCAGGCGCAGGACTTCTTCTTCCGCAAGATCGCCCGCGACCGCGGTGTGGCGCTGGCGCACGTGGCCGGACAGGTCCAGAAGTTCATCGAGCGTGAGGGCGGCAACGGCCGGCTCAAGGCCGAGCGCAAGCTGCTGGCCACCGCCCTGGAGGATGTGCAGGGCATGGCCGCCACCCTGACCGGCCACCTGATGGCCGCCCAGGAGAACCCGGACGAGCTGTACAAGGTCGGCCTGGGTTCGGTGCGGTTCCTGCTCGCCGTGGGCGATCTGCTCATCGGCTGGCAGCTGCTGCAGCAGGCCGAGGTCGCCATCAAGGCCCTCGACAACGGCGCCACCGAGCCCTTCTACGAGGGCAAGGTAGCCACCGCGCAGTTCTTCGCCCGCAACGTGCTGCCGGAACTCACCGCGACTCGCGCGGTGCTGTCCAACCTGGACAACGACATCATGGAGCTGGACGAGGCGGCGTTCTGA
- a CDS encoding crotonase/enoyl-CoA hydratase family protein: protein MSNVSLTVDGDRAHVALDRPGKHNGLTIEMLRDLVRVARVVGRRDDIRAVILSGNGPSFSSGLDIAKAVGDPLTIVRNFVPIPWLGTNTFQEACWTWRRLPQPVIAAVHGHCFGGGLQLALAADIRFATPDADFAVMEAGHGLIPDMTGAATLSRLIGIDKALLLTMTADPVDAAYAERIGLITEVTADPRAAAEKLADRIAARSPHAVASAKRLFDRSWHAGVRRTLGIERATQLPLIVRQALSNF from the coding sequence ATGAGCAATGTGTCCCTGACCGTCGACGGCGACCGGGCCCATGTCGCCCTGGACCGTCCCGGCAAGCACAACGGCCTGACCATCGAGATGCTGCGCGACCTGGTGCGGGTGGCCCGCGTCGTCGGCAGGCGCGACGACATCCGCGCGGTGATCCTGTCCGGCAACGGCCCCAGCTTCTCCAGCGGTCTGGACATCGCGAAGGCCGTTGGCGACCCGCTGACCATCGTCCGGAACTTCGTGCCGATTCCGTGGCTGGGCACCAACACCTTTCAGGAGGCGTGCTGGACGTGGCGGCGACTGCCGCAGCCGGTGATCGCGGCCGTGCACGGGCACTGCTTCGGCGGCGGGTTGCAGCTGGCGCTTGCCGCGGACATCCGCTTCGCCACCCCGGACGCGGACTTCGCGGTAATGGAGGCCGGGCACGGCCTGATCCCGGACATGACCGGCGCCGCCACGCTGTCGCGGCTGATCGGTATCGACAAGGCGCTGCTGCTGACCATGACCGCCGATCCGGTGGACGCCGCCTACGCCGAGCGCATCGGGTTGATCACCGAGGTGACCGCCGACCCGCGCGCGGCCGCCGAGAAACTGGCCGACCGGATCGCGGCCCGCTCGCCGCACGCGGTGGCGAGCGCCAAGCGGCTGTTCGACCGGAGCTGGCACGCCGGGGTGCGCCGCACCCTCGGTATCGAACGCGCCACACAACTGCCGCTGATCGTGCGGCAGGCATTGTCGAATTTTTAG
- a CDS encoding purine-cytosine permease family protein, with translation MVEVDNRRANSVAATKETLEDYTLRFAPRSYRKWSPAVVGVSALGGIAYLADFSIGANVGIANGTGNALLGIGIFAVVIMLTGFPLSYYAARYNIDLDLITRGSGFGYYGSVVTNLVFASFTFIFFATEGSIMAQGLELGLHIPLWLGYLVSTLIIFPLVIYGMNTLAKLQVWTTPLWLLLMVLPFLFLVVRHPDSVGTFFAYGGKDGSGVSLTGALLAAGVCLSLIAQIAEQIDYLRFMPPKTPENSRKWWSWMLLAGPGWVIFGAIKQVVGLFLAVYLIASLPGAQDIANQPVHQFLEIYRDMVPSWLAMTLAVVLVVISQIKINVTNAYSGSLAWTNSFTRVTKTYPGRLVFLGLNLVIALVLMEANMFEFLNDILGFYANCGIAWIVTVATDIAVNKYLLKISPKQPEFRRGMLYDFNPVGLVGFGLSAVLSIATFFGVFGATLKPYSPIVAVVIAFVATPLTALATKGRYYLRRTDDGIALPMFDEHGNPSGETLPCAVTGLEFERPDMIASAVPGPEGEIQYISSLALSTDKSGNHVLPQD, from the coding sequence GTGGTCGAGGTAGACAACCGCCGGGCGAATTCGGTCGCGGCGACGAAGGAAACGCTGGAGGATTACACGCTGCGGTTCGCGCCGCGCAGCTATCGCAAATGGAGTCCGGCGGTGGTCGGCGTCTCGGCACTCGGCGGCATCGCCTATCTGGCCGACTTCTCCATCGGCGCCAACGTGGGCATCGCCAACGGCACCGGCAACGCGCTGCTGGGTATCGGCATCTTCGCCGTCGTCATCATGCTCACCGGGTTTCCGCTGTCCTATTACGCCGCGCGCTACAACATCGACCTGGATCTGATCACCCGCGGCAGCGGTTTCGGTTACTACGGGTCGGTCGTCACCAATCTGGTGTTCGCGTCGTTCACCTTCATCTTCTTCGCCACCGAGGGCTCGATCATGGCGCAGGGGCTCGAATTGGGGCTGCACATTCCGCTGTGGCTCGGCTATCTGGTCTCCACGCTGATCATTTTCCCGCTGGTCATCTACGGCATGAACACGCTGGCGAAGTTGCAGGTGTGGACGACGCCGCTGTGGTTGCTGCTGATGGTGCTGCCGTTCCTGTTCCTGGTGGTGCGGCACCCCGATTCGGTCGGCACGTTCTTCGCCTACGGCGGCAAGGACGGCAGCGGGGTGAGCCTCACCGGCGCGCTGCTGGCCGCGGGCGTATGCCTGTCGCTGATCGCCCAGATCGCCGAGCAGATCGACTACCTGCGATTCATGCCGCCGAAAACGCCGGAGAACTCCCGTAAATGGTGGAGCTGGATGCTGCTGGCCGGACCCGGCTGGGTGATCTTCGGCGCGATCAAGCAGGTGGTCGGCCTGTTCCTGGCGGTGTACCTGATCGCGAGCCTGCCCGGCGCGCAGGACATCGCGAATCAGCCGGTGCACCAGTTCCTGGAGATCTATCGCGATATGGTGCCGTCCTGGCTGGCGATGACGCTCGCGGTGGTGCTGGTGGTCATCAGTCAGATCAAAATCAATGTCACCAACGCGTATTCGGGCTCGCTGGCGTGGACCAATTCCTTCACCCGGGTCACCAAGACCTATCCGGGACGGCTGGTGTTCCTGGGCCTGAACCTGGTGATCGCACTGGTTCTGATGGAAGCCAACATGTTCGAGTTCCTCAACGACATCCTCGGCTTCTACGCCAACTGCGGCATCGCCTGGATCGTCACCGTGGCAACGGATATCGCGGTCAACAAGTATCTGCTGAAGATCTCGCCGAAGCAGCCGGAATTCCGCCGCGGCATGCTGTACGACTTCAACCCGGTCGGCCTGGTCGGCTTCGGACTGTCGGCGGTGCTGTCGATCGCGACCTTCTTCGGCGTCTTCGGCGCGACGCTGAAGCCGTACTCACCGATCGTCGCGGTGGTGATCGCGTTCGTGGCCACGCCGCTGACCGCCCTCGCCACCAAGGGCAGGTACTACCTGCGCCGCACCGACGACGGCATCGCCCTGCCGATGTTCGACGAGCACGGCAATCCCTCCGGGGAGACCCTGCCCTGCGCGGTCACGGGTCTGGAATTCGAGCGTCCGGACATGATCGCCTCGGCGGTCCCGGGCCCCGAGGGCGAGATCCAGTACATCAGCTCCCTGGCGCTGTCCACGGACAAGTCCGGCAACCACGTGCTGCCGCAGGACTAG